The following are from one region of the Staphylococcus schleiferi genome:
- a CDS encoding ABC transporter permease, with protein MNILFKILKEQVGNWQKIIQLAAYNMKSQYSNHYLGVFWNILQPMMQVGVYYLIFGLGLRGGGNHLVDGVPFIVHLISGLFPWLFISQSINSGANAIQSNLELVTKMKFPSSVLLSISFTNTLFNLCFMTMILFVISVVNGYVAIWKYFIFLYFIFAAFPAIFGISLLMSSLVIVVRDTRNLLQNILRLGFFMTPIFWSLNSAQPILQKIAKLNPFTYLVEVYRSAFLTSPHLLYGTMADHFYYWTFTLLMLTLGALVHQRFKDRLLDFL; from the coding sequence GTGAATATATTATTTAAGATTTTAAAAGAACAAGTTGGAAATTGGCAAAAAATAATTCAATTGGCAGCATATAATATGAAATCTCAGTATTCTAATCACTATCTTGGTGTGTTTTGGAATATTTTACAACCTATGATGCAAGTCGGCGTCTATTATTTAATCTTTGGATTAGGTTTAAGAGGTGGAGGAAACCATTTAGTGGATGGCGTGCCTTTTATCGTCCATTTAATTTCTGGTTTATTTCCTTGGCTATTCATTTCTCAAAGTATTAATTCGGGCGCCAATGCGATTCAATCTAATTTAGAGTTAGTGACGAAAATGAAATTTCCATCCTCTGTCTTATTATCGATTTCATTCACCAATACGTTGTTTAATCTGTGCTTTATGACCATGATTTTATTTGTCATATCGGTCGTCAATGGTTATGTTGCGATTTGGAAGTACTTTATATTTCTTTACTTTATTTTCGCTGCATTTCCAGCAATTTTTGGGATTTCTTTATTGATGAGTTCACTTGTCATTGTTGTCAGAGACACAAGAAACCTTTTACAAAATATATTGAGATTAGGTTTCTTCATGACACCTATATTTTGGAGTCTCAATTCTGCACAGCCTATTTTACAAAAAATAGCTAAGTTAAATCCTTTTACTTATTTAGTAGAAGTCTATAGAAGTGCTTTTTTAACAAGTCCACATTTGCTATATGGGACAATGGCAGATCATTTTTATTATTGGACGTTTACATTGTTGATGTTAACTTTAGGGGCTTTAGTACATCAAAGATTTAAAGACCGATTATTAGATTTTTTATAG